A single region of the Biomphalaria glabrata chromosome 15, xgBioGlab47.1, whole genome shotgun sequence genome encodes:
- the LOC106057725 gene encoding acetylcholinesterase-like, which translates to MNLGTVLSLVLWLVSFLATICFLPLAHCAMVTTSKGPVRGTTQYVDGKKKVDVFLGIPYAKPPIGELRFSYPEPPDAWTEVKDTTKPPNCCMQLPEDTTFMNFSGTAVWNPNTPVSEDCLYLNVWAPRTNPPYANKAVMVWVYGGSFSSGSSALDVYDGLYLAADNDVVVVSMQFRIGALGFLTFGSNEAPGNAGMMDLVMALQWVQTNIHSFGGNSHNVTLMGESSGAVSIGLLMLSSLSRELFHRAILQSGAPQVHWGTYTVTEGRRRAIKLAELLQCDTQTSDTEIIKCLRRKPAELFPFHELNITRGIAQFPFVPAIDGRFLRMSPAEYLREGSFKKAPVLLGSNANEGTWLLVYYEAQHFNIVTESLISRRQYDEVMSSIFQYYPQFPKELNHMAREAIRFKYIDWIDPEDQVRLRGQVEKAVGDHFFTCSVVGFAKALAKAGQDVYLYRFSQRMSSHDWPKWMGVMHGDEIFFVFGLPLKYSHKFTREEKELSRKMMTYWSNFAKTGNPNRGPGELDMREWPKFRHNEQLYLNLSTDMFNSSANIWGQGVRTEYCGFLDNYIPHLVRSEPSYSTNCSMTAASTSKAILTSRWCPALTISLTMISSSFSWLCPIALKLYSRPWLGFIPGKV; encoded by the exons ATGAATTTGGGCACTGTCCTTTCACTGGTTCTCTGGCTTGTCTCTTTCCTTGCGACCATCTGCTTTCTGCCCCTTGCCCACTGCGCCATGGTGACCACGTCCAAGGGGCCGGTCAGAGGAACGACGCAGTACGTTGACGGGAAgaagaaagtggatgtgtttcTTGGAATACCTTATGCAAAGCCACCAATAG GTGAACTCAGATTCTCCTATCCGGAGCCCCCGGACGCCTGGACAGAGGTGAAAGACACCACCAAGCCACCCAACTGTTGTATGCAACTACCAGAGGATACTACGTTTATGAACTTCTCAGGGACAGCCGTCTGGAACCCTAACACACCT GTGAGCGAAGACTGTCTGTACCTGAACGTCTGGGCGCCAAGGACAAACCCGCCCTACGCCAACAAGGCCGTGATGGTCTGGGTGTACGGTGGCTCCTTCAGTTCGGGATCTTCCGCTCTGGACGTCTACGACGGCCTGTACCTAGCAGCAGACAATGACGTAGTCGTGGTCTCCATGCAGTTCAG AATCGGCGCCCTAGGTTTCTTGACATTCGGTTCCAACGAGGCGCCTGGCAACGCCGGTATGATGGACCTCGTGATGGCGTTGCAATGGGTGCAGACCAACATCCACTCCTTTGGTGGTAACTCCCACAACGTCACCCTGATGGGCGAGAGCTCTGGGGCAGTCAGCATTGGTCTCCTCATGCTCTCGTCGTTAA GTCGAGAGCTTTTTCATCGGGCGATTCTACAGAGCGGCGCCCCACAAGTCCACTGGGGCACCTACACAGTGACGGAAGGCCGGAGAAGGGCGATCAAGCTAGCCGAGCTTCTCCAGTGCGACACCCAAACCAGCGACACTGAGATCATTAAGTGTCTGCGCCGGAAGCCTGCAGAGTTATTTCCCTTCCATGAGCTGAACATCACCAGGGGCATCGCCCAATTCCCTTTCGTTCCGGCCATCGACGGCAGATTCTTGAGAATGTCGCCGGCGGAGTATCTCAGGGAGGGCTCTTTTAAAAAGGCGCCTGTGCTCCTAGGCAGCAACGCCAACGAGGGGACTTGGCTCCTGGTGTACTACGAGGCGCAGCATTTTAACATCGTGACCGAAAGTCTCATTAGCAGACGACAGTACGACGAGGTCATGAGCAGCATTTTTCAATATTACCCACAATTCCCTAAAGAGCTCAACCACATGGCACGCGAGGCCATCCGGTTCAAATACATCGACTGGATCGACCCGGAAGATCAAGTACGGTTGAGAGGTCAAGTAGAGAAAGCGGTTGGCGATCATTTCTTTACCTGCAGTGTGGTCGGCTTCGCGAAGGCGCTGGCCAAGGCAGGACAGGATGTCTATTTATATAG ATTCAGTCAGAGAATGTCCAGCCACGACTGGCCAAAGTGGATGGGTGTCATGCATGGggatgaaatattttttgttttcgggTTGCCTCTGAAATACAGTCACAAATTTACCAGAGAGGAGAAAGAGCTTAGCCGGAAAATGATGACATATTGGTCAAATTTCGCCAAAACAGG GAACCCAAACCGCGGCCCAGGCGAGCTGGACATGCGAGAGTGGCCCAAGTTCAGACATAACGAACAACTTTACCTCAATCTTAGCACGGATATGTTCAACTCCAGCGCCAACATCTGGGGTCAAGGGGTCAGAACGGAATATTGCGGGTTCCTTGACAATTACATTCCTCATCTGGTTAGATcgg AACCTTCCTACAGCACAAACTGTAGCATGACTGCAGCCTCAACATCCAAGGCCATCTTGACGTCTCGCTGGTGTCCAGCACTCACCATAAGTTTGACAATGATTAGCAGCAGCTTCTCCTGGCTTTGTCCAATAGCTTTAAAGCTCTACAGCCGACCTTGGCTAGGCTTTATACCAGGAAAAGTTTAG